In the genome of Diaphorobacter sp. HDW4A, the window CCATTCGGAGACGATCTTCTCGACCACGATGCCGAAGCCAATCGTCACCATCGCCAGCGCTGGCCCCTTTACACGCAGCGCGGGCAAGGCGATGACCACGCCGAACAGTCCCGCGAGCCCCCCCGCCATCGCGAAGGCCACCCACGGATTCCAGCCCCAGCGCGCGGTGAGCAGCGACACCGCATAGGCCCCCACGGCGAACAGTCCGGCATGGCCTAGCGACTTCTGCCCGGTGTAGTTGACCAGCACATTGAGACCCGAGGCGGCGATGTAGTTCACGCCGATCAGAAAGACGATGCGCAGATAAAAATCGTTGCTGGTGAACAGCGGAATCGCCGCCACCAACGCGGCCACGATGATCAGCCACAGGTAATGTTTGGACTCGCCGCGCATCATCAGACCTTCTCCACGATCTTCTGGCCCAAGAGACCCTGCGGCCGCACGACGAGCACCAGGATGATGAGCACGAAGATGCTGATCTCACGCAGCTCGGCCTGCCACAGCCCGACCAAAGCCTCGATCAAACCAAGAATGAAGCCACCCAACATGCAACCGCGCGGACTGGTAAGCCCGCCGAGAATCGCCGAGGAAAACGCCTTGAGCGCGAGTGACATGCCCATGAAAACCGAGGCCGTGGTGATCGGCGCGATCAACAGTCCGGCAAGGCCCGCCAAGCTGGAGCTGATGACGAAGGCCAGCACCACGATGGCTGTCACGTTGATGCCCATGAGCGTGGCCGCGCTGCCGCTTTGCGCGACGGCGCGCACTGCCTTGCCGATCTTGGTGCGCCGCATGATGAAGTCGAGACCCAGCAGCACGATCACGCTCGCCACCAGCACCAGCACCTCCTGAGGCAGCACGCCCGCGCCGCCGATGCGGATCACCTCGCTGCCGAGCGGCGACGGCATCACCATCGGCGAAGGCCCCCAGATCGCTAGCGCCGTGTTCTGGATGATGATGCCGAAGCCGATGGTGCTCATCACCCACGCCATGCCGCCGCGCCCCACGAAGGGCCGCACCGCCGTGTAGTAAAGAATCACGCCGAGCACACCCAGCACCGCCATCGTGCCGACAAGGCTGAGCAGATAACGCCCCAAAGTGACATCGGCAGGCAGCAAGGAATCGGTGATGTTCTTGCCCGCCAGCAGCAACAGCACGGACACCGCCACGAACGCCCCCGCCACGAGAAACTCGCCCTGACCGAAGTTCAGCGTCTTCGTCGTGTTGAACGTGATGTTGAAGCCCACGGCTACCAGCGCATAGATGCTGCCCAGCGCCAGTCCGCTGAAGACGGCCTGCAGAATCGAATCAAACATATTCGCCTCACGCCCAACCAAGAACAAACGGAATGTGATCCCGGTATTCAAACAGCAGCGCCAGCAGCAAGCGCCCCGCTCGAACCCACCACCCCAATGACGAGACAGGCCCTCAAGCTAGGCGTGAAGCCGCCGACAGTACTCGCGTACGGCAAGGCTTCCACAACAACGCATGAGGGCCTGTATCGTCATCTCTAAACGACCAACGAAAAACCCCAATCAAAGAAGATCACTTCTTGAGATCGGCAGGAGTGAGGGACTTGTAGATGGGGTCTTCGAAACGTACTACCTCGCTGCCCTTCCAGCGCGCAAGGTAGAAATCGCTCACGCTCAAGCCTTCATGATTCGTCTTGGTGAAAGGCTTGTCATAGGTCTTGATCACGCCATCGGTCTTGTTGAGGCTTTCCAGCGCCGCAGCAACCTTCTCGCCATCCGTGCTGTTGGCCTGCTTCATCGCAGCGGCCAGCAGCATGACCGAGTCATACGCCTGAGCCGAGCACGGGAAGGTGGTGAGCGTCGGGAAGTTCACGCGCACGCGCTGGCCCAGCGCCTTGGTCTTGGCGGAGGTGTCTTCCGTCGTCGACGCGGCCATGATCAGGTGCTCGGCGAGCTTGGCGCCTGCCATCTTGGGCAGCAGCGAACTCAGATTGCCCCAAGTGCCGAGCGTGATCGGCATGTAGTTGATTTTCTCCATGCTGCGCAGCACCTGTGCCGCGCCATCGGCAATGCCGTAGATGATCACGGTGTCCGCGCCCGCAGCCTTGATCTTGTTGAGCTGCGAGGTCATGTCCGTGTCCTTGGGACCGTACTTTTCGACCGCCACCGGCTTGACGCCGTGCAACGCAAGAATCTCCGTCGCATCCTTGATGCCGCCCTGCCCGTAGCCGGTCGAGTCCGCGAGAATCGCGATTTTCTTTTCCTTGGAGGCCTTCACCGCATAGGCGCCGAGCAGCGAGACCTGCTCACGGTCCACCATCGAGATGCGATACAGAAAATTCTGTGGCTCCTTGGCGTAGCGTGTGGTGATCTCGGTGGCCGTGCCGATGGGCACCACCACGGGAATCTTCTTTTGCTGCGGAATGTGCAGCCATGCCAGCGCATTGCCCGAGTTCGCGGGACCGACAATGCCGCTGACCTTCTCGCTGTCGATCAACTCCTGCACGGTCTGGATCGCCTTGGGCGGTGTGCCCTGATCGTCGCGGACCACGCCGACCACCTTGCGGCCGAGAATACCGCCCGCCTTGTTGATGTCTTCGATGGCGGCCTCGAAACCCCAGCGCCCAGCGATGCCGAGCTCCGCTACGCCGCTCGCGGACTGATCGGCCGTGTAGCCGATCTTGATGTCCTGCGCCTGCACGACTCCGGTCATGCTCCACGCTCCCAACGCACCCACTACCAACTGAACCATCGCCTTCTTCATTCTCGCGTCTCCTCAAATGATCTTCAAAGCTGAACAGTGACAGGGAAGACATCGGGCCAACAGCGCGATGCGACCGTGAAGTAAGTCAATGTACCGGCGAAGAAAACGGAGCGCATCCCGGGTTTAACCCGAAGCACGATGCAATGGCAAGCGCGCCTGTCATAGACGCTTTGCAGAGAAGCCGATCAGGCGTAAGCCAACCCTGTTGCGACACCGCCGAAGAGGTCACCCTCGACCTGCGGCACCTCGGGAAAAGCCACGCGCAAGGCACCGCGCAGCG includes:
- a CDS encoding branched-chain amino acid ABC transporter permease → MFDSILQAVFSGLALGSIYALVAVGFNITFNTTKTLNFGQGEFLVAGAFVAVSVLLLLAGKNITDSLLPADVTLGRYLLSLVGTMAVLGVLGVILYYTAVRPFVGRGGMAWVMSTIGFGIIIQNTALAIWGPSPMVMPSPLGSEVIRIGGAGVLPQEVLVLVASVIVLLGLDFIMRRTKIGKAVRAVAQSGSAATLMGINVTAIVVLAFVISSSLAGLAGLLIAPITTASVFMGMSLALKAFSSAILGGLTSPRGCMLGGFILGLIEALVGLWQAELREISIFVLIILVLVVRPQGLLGQKIVEKV
- a CDS encoding ABC transporter substrate-binding protein; the encoded protein is MVQLVVGALGAWSMTGVVQAQDIKIGYTADQSASGVAELGIAGRWGFEAAIEDINKAGGILGRKVVGVVRDDQGTPPKAIQTVQELIDSEKVSGIVGPANSGNALAWLHIPQQKKIPVVVPIGTATEITTRYAKEPQNFLYRISMVDREQVSLLGAYAVKASKEKKIAILADSTGYGQGGIKDATEILALHGVKPVAVEKYGPKDTDMTSQLNKIKAAGADTVIIYGIADGAAQVLRSMEKINYMPITLGTWGNLSSLLPKMAGAKLAEHLIMAASTTEDTSAKTKALGQRVRVNFPTLTTFPCSAQAYDSVMLLAAAMKQANSTDGEKVAAALESLNKTDGVIKTYDKPFTKTNHEGLSVSDFYLARWKGSEVVRFEDPIYKSLTPADLKK